Proteins found in one Paenibacillus borealis genomic segment:
- a CDS encoding S-layer homology domain-containing protein, whose translation MKNTFKIITISAAAALALSFAGQQFASAAAFKDINNVQDKEKIIALQNSGLIKGISQDLFGPNISISEAEGVQMIVNALDLNLDLIRFVKEPHASDYFKNANDSAWYAEALIIAGVHGLDLPADLKPNQKLTREEFTHQLIDAIEASGQLPMIKPVVIDYKDQDQVKAEYSGSIQRALNYGVLKLDANGKLNPKQEITRAEAAVAISNALAYLKAHPAPAEASETLTAEEAVQLIREAAGPEADLQIKIDPAASMSRESFTYLLVHTLQTSGQLPLLNLIPVEIKDNDKINILNSGAIQTAIALKIVKLDADGKFNPQAGITRTDAAAMVSQVQEILKRAAANQ comes from the coding sequence ATGAAAAATACATTCAAGATCATTACTATATCTGCAGCTGCTGCACTGGCGCTCAGCTTCGCGGGACAACAGTTCGCTTCCGCAGCAGCCTTCAAGGATATTAACAATGTGCAGGACAAAGAGAAGATCATCGCCTTGCAGAATAGCGGCCTGATCAAAGGCATCAGCCAAGACCTGTTCGGCCCGAATATCAGTATCTCGGAGGCTGAAGGCGTGCAGATGATCGTAAATGCACTTGACCTGAACCTGGATCTGATCCGGTTCGTGAAAGAGCCGCACGCGTCCGACTATTTCAAGAATGCCAATGATTCCGCCTGGTACGCTGAAGCGCTCATTATTGCCGGTGTCCACGGGCTGGATCTGCCCGCTGACCTGAAGCCAAACCAGAAGTTAACACGTGAAGAATTCACGCATCAGCTCATTGATGCGATCGAAGCCAGCGGCCAGCTGCCGATGATTAAGCCGGTTGTTATTGATTATAAGGACCAGGATCAGGTCAAGGCCGAGTATTCCGGTTCGATCCAGCGCGCCTTGAACTACGGTGTTCTGAAGCTGGACGCCAATGGCAAGCTTAACCCTAAGCAGGAAATTACCCGGGCTGAAGCAGCTGTAGCGATCAGCAATGCACTGGCGTACCTGAAGGCACATCCGGCACCAGCTGAGGCAAGCGAGACACTCACTGCCGAAGAGGCCGTTCAGCTGATCAGGGAAGCCGCAGGTCCGGAAGCAGATCTGCAGATCAAGATTGATCCGGCTGCCAGCATGTCCCGCGAATCGTTCACCTACCTGCTGGTGCATACCCTCCAGACCAGCGGCCAGCTGCCGCTGCTTAATCTGATTCCGGTGGAGATCAAGGATAATGACAAGATCAATATCCTGAACTCGGGAGCCATTCAGACGGCGATTGCCTTGAAGATCGTGAAGCTGGATGCTGACGGCAAGTTCAATCCGCAGGCTGGAATTACCCGTACAGACGCGGCCGCTATGGTCAGCCAGGTTCAGGAGATCCTGAAACGGGCTGCTGCGAATCAATAA
- a CDS encoding GNAT family N-acetyltransferase, whose amino-acid sequence MYIRTLTSADAEIYRGLRLQALRRHPEVYLSSYESEKKLSIVTTRIRLEPSENNFTLGAFDDGEKLVGIVTFFRESRPKIDHKANIYSVYVDSDVRKQGVGRRLMVELIARARLLPGLEILNLTVTSNNLSAKGLYESLGFICYGTEPKAMKVGDEYLDEDLMILML is encoded by the coding sequence TTGTATATAAGAACACTGACATCCGCCGATGCGGAGATTTACCGCGGGCTTCGTCTGCAGGCGCTGCGGCGGCATCCGGAAGTCTATCTCAGCTCCTATGAATCAGAGAAGAAATTATCCATAGTGACCACCCGTATCAGGCTTGAGCCCTCGGAGAATAATTTCACGCTGGGAGCGTTTGATGACGGGGAGAAGCTGGTGGGCATCGTTACTTTTTTCCGGGAGAGCAGGCCTAAAATTGATCATAAAGCTAATATATATTCAGTATATGTGGATTCGGATGTCCGTAAGCAGGGGGTGGGGCGCCGTTTAATGGTGGAGCTGATTGCCCGTGCGCGGCTGTTGCCGGGGCTCGAAATTCTGAATTTAACGGTAACCTCAAATAATCTATCTGCCAAAGGGCTGTACGAATCTCTTGGATTCATCTGCTATGGCACAGAGCCGAAGGCGATGAAGGTTGGGGATGAATATCTGGATGAGGACCTGATGATTCTAATGCTGTAA
- a CDS encoding DUF1304 domain-containing protein: MMIVSSILVALVALEHVYILVLEMFLWTTPRAQKSFGTTPQFARETKSLAANQGLYNGFLAAGLVWSLLHPNDTFGVQLQLFFLICVAVAAIYGGITAKKSILLVQGLPAFIALITVVLANL, translated from the coding sequence GTGATGATTGTGAGTTCAATACTCGTGGCGTTAGTTGCGCTGGAGCATGTGTATATTCTAGTACTGGAAATGTTCCTGTGGACTACCCCGCGGGCGCAAAAGTCGTTCGGAACGACCCCGCAGTTCGCCCGGGAGACGAAATCGCTTGCTGCCAACCAGGGATTGTATAACGGCTTCCTGGCTGCCGGTTTAGTCTGGAGCCTGCTTCATCCGAATGATACCTTCGGTGTTCAGCTTCAATTGTTCTTCCTGATCTGTGTTGCGGTTGCAGCCATCTATGGCGGCATCACTGCCAAGAAATCAATTCTTTTGGTTCAGGGCCTCCCGGCCTTCATTGCTCTCATTACCGTTGTTCTGGCGAATCTGTAA
- a CDS encoding methyl-accepting chemotaxis protein, giving the protein MKNIVRSLEDIVNLAPILKAAFPYDVSIAVCDTEKFIAYFPGVSIDLGIRAGQIILADEPLYHALKNDEFSKANVPKDYYGYEFVGTVLPVHEENGRVCGAICIQVRRQTELREIADQISVSLNQANARIGHVAEGSGLLADFSQKLLLQSETTAESVKKSDEVLTVLRKVADQTNLLGINAAIEAAHAGDKGRGFDVVAKEIRKFSKETEQSAQRIRDTLGEIQAAMKQISQSIHQIASVGQEQAASTNEISSFIEEIRTMSGQLNQFAQKL; this is encoded by the coding sequence ATGAAGAACATTGTCCGCTCCCTTGAAGATATAGTGAACCTGGCGCCGATCCTGAAGGCTGCTTTTCCCTATGATGTATCTATTGCTGTCTGTGACACGGAGAAGTTCATCGCTTATTTCCCTGGTGTTTCGATTGATCTGGGGATCCGGGCAGGGCAGATTATTCTCGCAGACGAACCCCTGTACCATGCACTGAAAAATGATGAATTCTCAAAGGCTAATGTCCCTAAGGACTATTACGGGTATGAATTCGTCGGCACTGTCCTTCCGGTACACGAAGAGAATGGAAGGGTCTGCGGGGCGATCTGCATCCAGGTCCGCAGACAGACCGAGCTGCGCGAGATCGCCGATCAGATCTCTGTCTCTCTGAATCAGGCGAATGCCCGGATCGGGCATGTGGCAGAGGGCTCGGGCCTGCTTGCCGATTTCTCGCAGAAGCTGCTGCTCCAGTCAGAAACGACCGCTGAAAGTGTCAAAAAAAGCGATGAAGTGCTGACTGTCCTCAGGAAGGTCGCCGACCAGACGAATCTGCTCGGGATTAATGCAGCCATTGAAGCCGCCCACGCCGGGGACAAGGGCCGGGGATTCGACGTTGTAGCGAAGGAAATCCGCAAATTCTCGAAGGAAACCGAGCAGTCCGCGCAGCGGATCCGGGATACCCTGGGGGAGATCCAAGCCGCGATGAAACAGATCAGCCAATCGATCCATCAGATTGCGTCAGTCGGGCAAGAGCAGGCCGCTTCAACGAATGAAATCTCCAGCTTCATTGAGGAGATCCGGACGATGTCCGGGCAGCTGAACCAGTTCGCGCAGAAGCTGTGA
- a CDS encoding DUF4386 domain-containing protein: MSAAVARTGGISLIVMAVAAALSYGYVHGSLVVDGDAAATFANLQASPLLFRAGILGWVLIMACDVAAAWALYLVMKPVHPGLSLLGAWLRLAYTAVLGIAVSSLIVVSLLTDNRELTLTGFTRGEAQAEVMLILQAFEAVWSAGLILFGGHLLIIGVLAVNSQNVPKPVSVLLLLAGFGYIVVHLCGILVPGYEEALQIIKWVFMLPMTAGELGLGIWLLFKVPAVRVRVQAAS, translated from the coding sequence ATGTCTGCTGCAGTGGCTCGAACCGGGGGAATCTCACTCATTGTAATGGCGGTTGCCGCCGCGCTCTCGTACGGATATGTTCATGGAAGTCTGGTGGTGGATGGGGATGCCGCTGCGACCTTCGCCAATCTTCAGGCCTCTCCGTTGCTGTTCAGAGCCGGGATTCTGGGCTGGGTACTCATCATGGCCTGTGACGTGGCAGCGGCCTGGGCCTTATATCTGGTAATGAAGCCTGTGCATCCGGGACTGTCCCTGCTGGGGGCATGGCTGCGCCTGGCTTATACGGCAGTATTGGGAATTGCTGTTTCCAGTCTGATCGTAGTCTCACTTCTTACAGACAACAGGGAACTTACGCTTACCGGCTTTACACGAGGGGAAGCTCAGGCGGAGGTGATGCTTATTCTTCAAGCTTTTGAAGCGGTATGGTCGGCTGGTTTAATTCTATTCGGGGGACATCTGCTGATTATAGGTGTACTGGCGGTTAATTCGCAGAATGTTCCGAAGCCCGTCAGTGTGCTGCTGCTGCTGGCAGGCTTCGGCTATATTGTGGTCCATCTGTGCGGCATACTTGTGCCCGGGTATGAGGAAGCCCTCCAAATCATCAAATGGGTGTTCATGCTGCCGATGACCGCAGGAGAGCTGGGGCTTGGCATCTGGCTGCTGTTCAAAGTCCCGGCTGTGCGTGTTCGCGTTCAAGCCGCTTCTTAA
- a CDS encoding Crp/Fnr family transcriptional regulator, translating into MTRLTSLSEGEQQAILDEILVEEYSKGTVLLRQGEVPGKCYFVLRGCVRQHSVDVAGRDITSNFYTEEQAIAIFNAHKQEASSEYSLTCLENCVLVVGALDTEQDMYARHTQLELMTRRMIEENFGQVQAEFAAFIAASPEDRLKALLHRRPGLISRVPQHQLASYLGMTPESLSRIKKRLEREHAQPGL; encoded by the coding sequence ATGACCCGGCTAACCTCCCTCAGTGAAGGAGAGCAGCAGGCTATTCTGGATGAGATTCTTGTTGAGGAATACAGCAAGGGAACCGTTCTGCTTAGACAGGGGGAGGTTCCGGGCAAATGCTATTTCGTGCTGCGGGGATGCGTGCGGCAGCACAGCGTTGACGTTGCAGGCCGTGACATTACCTCCAACTTCTACACAGAAGAGCAGGCGATTGCCATCTTCAATGCTCATAAGCAGGAGGCCTCTTCCGAATACAGCCTGACTTGTCTGGAGAACTGCGTGCTGGTAGTCGGTGCACTGGATACCGAGCAGGACATGTACGCCAGACATACGCAGCTGGAGCTGATGACACGCCGGATGATCGAGGAGAATTTCGGGCAGGTGCAGGCGGAATTCGCCGCTTTCATTGCGGCATCCCCCGAAGACCGCCTGAAGGCACTGCTGCATAGGAGACCAGGATTGATCAGCCGCGTCCCCCAGCATCAGCTGGCCAGTTATCTCGGGATGACACCGGAATCGCTCAGCCGGATTAAGAAGCGGCTTGAACGCGAACACGCACAGCCGGGACTTTGA
- a CDS encoding amino acid permease — MAQTELKRDLANRHVQLIAIGGTIGTGLFLGSGKAIQQAGPSIMITYLLVGISVFFVMRALGELLLSKAGYQSFTDIAEDYLGPRAAFITGWTYWFCWIMTAMADVIAVGVYVQYWFDIPQWVPAVICLIILLGLNLLTVKSFGELEFWFALIKVVTILALIGLGIILLVIGFKTDAGSVTVRNLWEHGGVFPNGVKGFLFSFQMVVFAYVGVELVGVSAAETADPEKNIPSAINKIPLRILFFYVGALFVLLCINPWTQLSAAESPFVRTFSLVGIPVAAGIINFVVLTSAASACNSGMFSTSRILYNLSRRDQASPQLGKLNRNHVPANSLFISTLVISAGALLSKLIPGQAFGIVTTISAICFIWVWGVVLVCHIKYKKNRPDLHAASTFKAPFTPVINYAVLTLFAAILVIMLFAEETRPALLFTPLWFILLFILYSMRSKKEKSDQDTSTGGYSAVSNPEGSQL; from the coding sequence ATGGCACAGACAGAATTAAAGAGAGATTTGGCTAACCGGCATGTACAGCTTATCGCCATCGGCGGCACGATTGGTACAGGGTTATTCCTGGGATCAGGCAAAGCGATTCAGCAGGCCGGCCCGTCCATTATGATCACGTATTTACTTGTAGGGATATCCGTATTTTTTGTGATGAGGGCGCTGGGTGAGCTGCTGCTCTCCAAAGCGGGATATCAATCTTTTACAGACATTGCTGAAGACTATCTGGGGCCGCGGGCTGCATTCATTACGGGCTGGACCTACTGGTTCTGCTGGATTATGACGGCGATGGCGGATGTGATTGCGGTGGGCGTCTATGTGCAGTACTGGTTCGATATCCCGCAGTGGGTACCGGCCGTCATCTGCCTGATTATTCTGTTAGGACTCAATCTGTTAACAGTCAAAAGCTTCGGCGAACTCGAATTCTGGTTTGCGCTAATCAAAGTCGTCACGATTCTTGCCTTAATCGGTCTGGGGATTATTCTGCTGGTCATCGGATTCAAGACAGATGCAGGCTCGGTAACGGTCCGCAATCTCTGGGAGCACGGGGGCGTATTCCCGAACGGTGTTAAAGGCTTCTTATTTTCCTTCCAGATGGTTGTGTTCGCTTATGTCGGTGTGGAGCTTGTGGGTGTCTCGGCAGCAGAAACAGCAGATCCGGAGAAAAATATTCCGTCGGCAATTAACAAGATTCCTCTGCGGATTCTCTTCTTCTATGTAGGCGCGCTCTTCGTCCTGCTGTGCATTAACCCGTGGACCCAGCTCAGTGCGGCTGAAAGTCCTTTTGTGCGAACCTTCAGTCTGGTCGGGATTCCGGTTGCTGCGGGGATTATTAATTTCGTCGTCCTAACCTCAGCGGCTTCCGCCTGCAACAGCGGGATGTTCTCCACGAGCCGGATTCTCTATAATCTGAGCAGAAGGGATCAGGCCTCCCCGCAGCTCGGCAAACTGAACAGAAATCATGTGCCTGCGAACTCTTTATTTATCTCAACGCTTGTGATCTCGGCCGGGGCGCTGCTCAGCAAGCTTATTCCGGGTCAGGCTTTCGGCATCGTTACAACGATCAGCGCCATTTGCTTCATCTGGGTGTGGGGTGTTGTGCTCGTATGTCATATCAAGTATAAGAAGAACCGCCCGGACTTACATGCCGCGTCCACATTCAAAGCACCGTTCACACCGGTCATCAATTATGCGGTATTGACGTTGTTTGCCGCCATTCTGGTCATTATGCTGTTCGCAGAGGAGACCCGTCCGGCGCTGCTGTTCACCCCGCTCTGGTTCATCCTGTTGTTCATCTTGTATTCCATGAGAAGTAAGAAGGAGAAGAGTGATCAGGATACTAGTACCGGCGGCTATTCTGCTGTGAGCAACCCGGAGGGCAGCCAGCTGTAG